The Mycobacteriales bacterium nucleotide sequence CCGGTGCGGCTGCAGGAGCGAGGAGAGCAGCGCGCGGGTCCGGCGGCGCAGGAGCACCGAGACCGATGTCGGCATCTCCTCGTCGGTGTCCGCGGCGACGCCGCGCCAGCGCGCGAGGTCGTCGAGCTCCTCGATCTCGTCGCTGAGGACATCCGAACGGTCGACGGTCACGACGCCTCCCGCTCGGTGCCGTCGACCGACAGGATCGCGGCGTACGCCGGCAGCCGCATGAGCTCCGAGTGCGTCCCGACCGCTGCGAGAGTGCCGTCCTTGAGCAGGGCGACGCGGTCGGCGAGGGCAACGGTCGACGGGCGGTGTACGACGACCAGCCCGGTCGTCTCCCTCAGCACCGCAGCGAGGGCCCGCTCGACGAGGGCTTCCGTGTGGACGTCGAGCGCCGACAGCGGGTCGTCGAGCACCAGCACGGTCGGCCGCGCGACCACCGCGCGCGCGAGCGCGAGCCGCTGCCGCTGTCCGCCGGACAGCGAGAGCCCCTGCTCGCCGATCCGGGTGTCGAGCCCCCACGGCAGGTCGTGGACGAAGGTGGCCTGGGCCAGCTCGAGCGCGGCCTGGATGTCGTCCTCGGACGCGTCCGGCCGACCGAGCGAGAGGTTCTCGCGAACGCTCATCGAGAACAGCACCGGATCCTCGAAAGCGGTCGCGACCTCGCGCCGCAGCTGCGTGAGCGGCAGGTCACGGATGTCGATCCCGTCGAGCGTGATCCGGCCGGCGGTGACGTCCTGCAGCCGCGAGGGCAGTGCGGTCAGCACGCTCTTGCCCGATCCGGTCGCGCCCACGATGGCGACCGTCTCGCCGGGCTCGATGTCCAGCGAGATGTCGTGCAGCGTCGGCTCATCGGCGTCGGCGAACTGGAAGGCCACCGACTCGAAACACAGCCGGCCGCGCGGCCGGATCAACGGAATCGGGGACGGCGGGTCGACGATCGTCGGCTCGGTCTCGAAGACCTCGATCAACCGCATCGCCGCGGTCGCCGCCTCCTCGCCCATCGCGAGGATCCAGCCGATGTCGATGACCGGCCACTGCAGCAGGACCAGCAGTGTGACGAACGCGACCAGTGCCCCGAGGGTCATCGCGCCGTGGACGACGGCGATCGTGCCGAGCAGGACCACGAGCGCCATCGTGAGGTTCGGGATCAGGAACAGCAGCGACCAGAACCGGCCGAGCAGGTTGACCATGTCCAGCTGCGAGCCACGGACCAGCTGCGCGGCCTCCATGAAGTGCCCGGTCAGCCAGGGACCGCGGCCGAACGCCTTGGTGACGCGGATCCCGCTCGCGGCCTCTTCGGCGATGGTCGCAAGGTCGCCCTGCTGGTCCTGCATGCGCCGTGACACGACGGCGTACGACTCACCGAAGCGGCGGGCCAGGTGCACGACCGGGAACGTCCCGACGCCGACGAGAATGCCGAGCGGCCAGTAGGTCAGAAGGAGAAGCACGATGACCGCGATGTACTGCACGGTGTTGACGACGAGATAGATCGCGCCGAACCCGAGGAACCGGCGAATCGTCGACAGGTCGCTGGTCGCGCGCGAGAGCAGCTGCCCGGTGCCCCAGTGGTCGTGGAACCCGACCGAGAGCTGCTGCAGATGCGCGTACAGGTCGTCGCGCATGTTGCGCTCGATCATCAGCACCGCGATCGACTGGATCCAGCGGCGGTAGGCGATCAGCCCTGCCTCGGTGATGCCGAGGCCGAGGACGGCGAGGAACAGCGGGAGCAGCTGGCCGCGATCACCGCGCTTGATCGGCCCGTTGACGATCGCCTCGATGACCAGAGGCACCACGGTGCTCGCCGCGACACCGATCATCGCGGCGACGAACATGGTCGCGATCTGGCGCGACCAGGGCCTGGCGTAGGAACGCAGCCACCAGAGAGCAGCGAACCGCGAGCGCGTCGTGGCGCCCGACGGTTCGGGAGTCTCTACGTCGGTGATGGACCCTTTCTGAGCCTGCTCACCCCCCGTTCCGGTCACACCCTCGACCGTACCCAAACCGGTCAACCGGATTCTTCCGGTTCGCTACCGGTGTGACGGGCAAAAGGCCTGATCAGCGGCCCTTAAAGACCGCCTTGCCGGGTCCGTGCTCCACGAACGAGGTCATTCCGGTGGTCTGGTCCTCGGTCGCGAACAGCGCCGCGAACTGCTGGCGCTCGATCGCCAGGCCGGTGTCGAGGTCGACCTCGAGCCCACGGTCGACCGACTCCTTGGCGGCCCGAAGCGCGTACGCCGGGCCGTTCGCGAACGCGCTCGCGTACTTGACCGCCGCGTCGTACACCGAGTCGGCCGGCACGACCTCGTCGACCAGGCCGATCCGCAGCGCCTCCTCGGCGCCGACGAAGCGTCCGGTGAAGCAGAGGTCCTTGGCCTTTGCCGGGCCGATCAGCCGCGGCAGCCGCTGCGTGCCGCCCGCGCCCGGAATGACGCCGAGCAGAATCTCGGGCTGACCGAGGTGGGCGTCCTCGGCGGCGATCCGCCGGTCGGCGCACAGCGCAAGCTCGCAACCGCCGCCGAGCGCGTACCCGTTGATCGCGGCGACGACCGGCTTCGGGATCCGCGCAACTGTCGAGAACGCCTCCGACAGGCCGGTCGACCGGTCGACCATGTCCGAGTACGACGCGACCGCCATCTCCTTGATGTCCGCGCCGGCCGCGAAGATCTTCGGGCCGCCCCAGATGATGACGGCGCGCACCTCTCGCCGCTCGCCGGCCTCGATCGCCGCCGCCTTCATCTCTTCCTGCACCTGCGCGTTGAGCGCGTTCATCGGCGGGCGGTCAAGGCGGATCGTCCCGATTGCGCCCTCGACCTCGAGCCTCACGTAGTCAGCCATGCCGCGAGCGTAACGACCCCCGTCGCCCACCCCTCTTCGTGATCTTGACCACCGAACGCCAGAGCGTGCGGGGGTGTGCGTGCGGGGTGTGCGTGCAGGGGTGTGCGTGCGGCGGTGTTGCGGGTTAGAAGAGGGCGTTCGCCAAGGCTCGGCGGCCGGCCGCCAGTCGGGGGTCCTGCGGGTCGAGCACTGCGAAGAGCTCGACCAGATGCAGTCGCGCCCGCTCGCGGTCGTCACCGGCGCTGCGTCGTACCAGGTCGACCAGCCCGCCGATCGCCTCGTCGACCCGGCCGTCGGCCAGGTCGAGGTCGGCGACCACCAGCGCCGCGTCGACGTCGTCCGGCGCGCCGGCCGCCCGCGCGCGGGCGGCCGCCTCGTCGACTCCTCTCACCCGCAGGAGCAGCTCGCAGCGGGCGACGCCGGCCAGCGCGATCGGGTCGGCCGGCGCATGCTCGAGGACGACGCGAAACGCGGCCAGTGCAGCCTCGAGATCTCCACGATCGAGAGCGGCCTCGGCATCGGCGTACCGCGGATCAACACCGGACTCGTCCGGAGCGGGCTCCGTGGGCTCCGCCGCCTCGACGGTCCCGCTCACGCCGTTCGCCGCGGCGACCCGCAGCACCTCGTCGATCACCTGGCGCGCCTGCTGCTCGGAGACGGCGCCCTGGAACAGCGGCACCGGCTGGCCGCCGATCACCGCCATCACGCTCGGGATGCTCTGGATCTGGAACGCCTGGCTCAACCGGGGCTGCGCGTCGACATCGATCTTCGCGAGCACCCAGCGGCCGCCACCCTCGCTCGCCAGCTTCTCCAGAACCGGCGAGAGCTGCTTGCACGGCCCGCACCAGTCGGCCCAGAAGTCGATGACCACCGGCACCTGCATCGAGCGGTTGACGACCTCGGTCTCGAAGCTCGCTTCGGTGACGTCGATGACCAGCGCACCAGGGGCCGCTGCAGGCGCGCCGGCCGCCGGCGCCGGTCGGTTGAGGGTGGACAGGTCGACGGCGCCTCGCAGCGGCAGGTCTCGGGGAGCGGAGGTCACGCGATCAAGGCTAATGAAGCCCGGCGCAGCTCAGAAGCGGGCAGGTTCCCGGTAGCTGCCCCACTCCTTGCGCAGTACGCCGCAGATCTCGCCCAAGGTCGCCTCGAGCCTGGTGGCCTCGAGCATGGGCGGGAGCAGGTTCGCGGACCCGCGGGCCGCCTC carries:
- a CDS encoding enoyl-CoA hydratase-related protein codes for the protein MADYVRLEVEGAIGTIRLDRPPMNALNAQVQEEMKAAAIEAGERREVRAVIIWGGPKIFAAGADIKEMAVASYSDMVDRSTGLSEAFSTVARIPKPVVAAINGYALGGGCELALCADRRIAAEDAHLGQPEILLGVIPGAGGTQRLPRLIGPAKAKDLCFTGRFVGAEEALRIGLVDEVVPADSVYDAAVKYASAFANGPAYALRAAKESVDRGLEVDLDTGLAIERQQFAALFATEDQTTGMTSFVEHGPGKAVFKGR
- a CDS encoding ABC transporter ATP-binding protein: MTGTGGEQAQKGSITDVETPEPSGATTRSRFAALWWLRSYARPWSRQIATMFVAAMIGVAASTVVPLVIEAIVNGPIKRGDRGQLLPLFLAVLGLGITEAGLIAYRRWIQSIAVLMIERNMRDDLYAHLQQLSVGFHDHWGTGQLLSRATSDLSTIRRFLGFGAIYLVVNTVQYIAVIVLLLLTYWPLGILVGVGTFPVVHLARRFGESYAVVSRRMQDQQGDLATIAEEAASGIRVTKAFGRGPWLTGHFMEAAQLVRGSQLDMVNLLGRFWSLLFLIPNLTMALVVLLGTIAVVHGAMTLGALVAFVTLLVLLQWPVIDIGWILAMGEEAATAAMRLIEVFETEPTIVDPPSPIPLIRPRGRLCFESVAFQFADADEPTLHDISLDIEPGETVAIVGATGSGKSVLTALPSRLQDVTAGRITLDGIDIRDLPLTQLRREVATAFEDPVLFSMSVRENLSLGRPDASEDDIQAALELAQATFVHDLPWGLDTRIGEQGLSLSGGQRQRLALARAVVARPTVLVLDDPLSALDVHTEALVERALAAVLRETTGLVVVHRPSTVALADRVALLKDGTLAAVGTHSELMRLPAYAAILSVDGTEREAS
- a CDS encoding tetratricopeptide repeat protein, whose amino-acid sequence is MTSAPRDLPLRGAVDLSTLNRPAPAAGAPAAAPGALVIDVTEASFETEVVNRSMQVPVVIDFWADWCGPCKQLSPVLEKLASEGGGRWVLAKIDVDAQPRLSQAFQIQSIPSVMAVIGGQPVPLFQGAVSEQQARQVIDEVLRVAAANGVSGTVEAAEPTEPAPDESGVDPRYADAEAALDRGDLEAALAAFRVVLEHAPADPIALAGVARCELLLRVRGVDEAAARARAAGAPDDVDAALVVADLDLADGRVDEAIGGLVDLVRRSAGDDRERARLHLVELFAVLDPQDPRLAAGRRALANALF